The sequence ATGTGTATAccttacaaaaacaaatatagGATTAGATTTTTACCTTGCGAATGTATTGCTCGCTTTTGATCGTATCAACTTCATTCTTTGTCCATCCTCTACTCTATACCAACTTTACTTTTTTGGAATATAGCTCCTTGCAATGCGACCGGAGGCCTGAAAATGCAATCAACTATGCTATTCTATCCAATGTACtgttctcaagtaaaatttattcATCAGGGAAAGGCAAACAGTCAAACATTATCTATAGAATCGATGTGTATCACGTCATACCCTAATGCCGACATGCGGGGTTCACTTGCAGTTCTATATGAAGGGCAATATATTGTATAGCAATCCATTTGGTCGCAAAAAAATGCAAAGTCATAGAAATTAGTACCTCTCAGAAGGAATTAATGACTATTAATTACCGATAAATACGCGCAGATCAATATCTTTATTCTTTCCCTTGCATACTTTGTACAGATGACCACTCACGTGTCGTTCTTCAGAAGCAAGGTGAAGATCCAAACTCAGACTATATCAACGCAAATTACATCAATGTAAGATGAATTTTAAAGAACTCTGTTCAGATATTAAGTGTGTATATAAACACTGttcaaatggcaaaattacTGTATTTAGTACCGTGTATTCTGGTAATTGCCAAGCCGTTGTTGAGGAAAATTCGTCATTTCACATATCATTTTTATCACCTGTAATAATACCTGTAATAATGAACAATGCACATTAAAGGACAATTTGTTTGTGTTGTATGTGTGAGTTTATACTATTCATTTCTAATCATaattgaaatggaaaatatgtGCAATGTTTTCTatttattgtgaatattttctcGTTAACATTTTACGTTGTTCGACACCACAGGGATACAAGAAGACAAAGGCTTATATTGCAACACAAGGtaataattgttttgttttcgtcAGTATCGTCACAATGTTCAGAAACTACACGTCTGATATAGAAATGAGTGAATGGAAACGTACACAGATAGacttacatacacacacacacacacacacacacacacacacacacacacgtgtcGTTCTTCAGAAgcaaggtatatatatatatataatatattatatatatataatatacgcAGATACTGAAGTTCGTTTACCATTGCAATTTTTGATTCCcaatcttatttttcaatatacaCCATACGGTTACATTTATCTTACTTATACCAAATAACAAGAAATTTCATACGGAATAAATGTCATTGTACGTCCAAACAGTCGCATTTTAGTCCCAGTTCACCATGACGTGTAAAGTGTTTTGTATCATTGCACTCAGGCCCTAAGGAGAACACCGTGGATGACCTTTGGAGAATGATATGGGAAGAAAACTGTATGTCAATACTGATGGCAACCAAGTGTATGGAAAACAATAAGGTTGGATTGTCAATCATGGATGTTTGTGATTATCGTAGCCTTGATACGAGAGATTTAAAACAATGTATTCTCAATTCTGTATTCTCAAGACATTTACTGCCTGTGGATGGGATATAGCGAATAAAAAATCAAGATTCTATAATGCGTGTTCAAGACAAAATGCTATGTCATGTATTTGgggtttttaaaaaatattctgaaTGTACAATACGGAGGGACCTAACTTTCTGTTCAATGTAAAGGGCATGAAGTGTCGACCTTGAGAAGAGTCATGTAGCATAATCACGTCATAGTTGCCGTTCCTTAAACAACAATGCATCGTGATTTGAATCACTGCTCGGTACCTCTAGTTTCTGTCGCATAGCACAAATCCTTACTTTCTACATTGTAATACTGTATCTCGATGACCACCTGAAAGAGATCTTTGGTCATCTGATTCGAAATAATGTTTTCGTCTTCCACAggaaaaatgtatacaatattgGCCAAAACGGGATGAGGAACCGATCACATATGGAAACgtttgtgtgaaaaatgttCGTGAAGAAGTCTTCAACGACTGGGTCATCCGAAAATTCCATTTGAAAAATGTAAGAGAAACTTCCACTTATTTCCGGGGATCATACATTTAAACATCAGGGATTTTATAGGGAATGTAATAATATGAACTTTATCAGACCTAATCTTCTATTTTGAATTTATTACAAGTATTGGATATTTTTCATGTTCTAGCAGCATTCCCTCCATGTTGAATGTTCACGTTTTTTATAACAATTCCATTTCTTGTTTGTCGAACTTTTGTAACTATCCAGTTGCACTTGTATGCCAACTTCCATCCATCCCACCTAGGGTTTACACGTTGGGATTTGGAAATCAGTCATGGAATTTGCCGTACGTACCATCCCTGGGGTGAAACAGTTAAGGCAATCTCTatccaaaacaaacaaagtcaaatcgaTACCCCTTTACACTGCTACCATTGGTCCATGATATGGTCTTAGGACACTTAAAGGAGGTAATTGCCCTACCCAAAGCTCGGCTTCATTTGAAATACCATCTAATCATTTGCCCCTTGTTGCCCAATGAGGCCCCTTCGGGGACAACGTCAAATGCTGCAATATACCGCTCTCCTGTACACACGCCATTCAGCATATGCATTTCTTGTGTTCGTGCTCACTGTCTCACTTTCtgccttactgtgacaattAATCCCAAAGGAGAACCAAGGCAGGACCCGAGAAataaggcattttcaattcaccTCATGGCCTGACATGAAAGTACCCCAATATCCATCAGCCGTACTCGCATTTTTGAGAAATGTCAACAAGCATACGGAGCCCGATGCCGGCCCATTAGTCATTCACTGCAGGTAAGCAATGTAAATTTACGTACTAGACATGGACGATTGGTCTAAACATTATATTATAGTGTAGGAAAAAGTACCTGAGCATCGTTTGGGTCGTGCGAAAAACATGCATACAAATTCCAACGCCTATAAAACCTCCTCAACTGAACGACCGCAGTTTTCATACATACCCATCTGGCATTAGTTTATGCCCGGATTTGGTAACAGAAGTTACATTTGCACGTTTCCATGCATCATCAATTATATTGTAAAAGTGATTACAAGTATGTGACAACCTACCTTAAATATGTTGTATTTTCTCACGTAGTGCTGGAGTCGGTCGCACGGGAACTTTTATTACAATCGATACCATGTTACAGATGGCCGAAGCTGAGGAGCAAGTCGACATCTTCAATTTCGTGCTTCAGGGAAGACGGGAAAGGATAAACTTTGTGCAAACAGCCGTAAGATTCACAAATCTGTAAATCTTGCCGTGCCTTGTCCTAGTATATGCCTTTGACTGTAGCGCTAGCACTGTTGATATCTCAGATGCATCTAAATACGGTCATGTTAACTTAAAAACCTGTCCTCTTTCTCTTTGGTCAATTTAGAGCTGATATGGTAATTTTGTAATCGAATGAATGCTACCCGTGCTTGGATCTTTAGGAATTTCCAAATTAACTAACAATCGCAAGTACCTAAAACGCGAATTGGGACAGTAAAGATGGGATAATAAATAAACTGCAATAGCTGAATTTGatataatatgaaatatttctaGGCTTACTTTTTGATCTCTAATACGGGAattcattttaaataaaaattgttgttttacaAAACTGTTGGCTTTTCTCTCAGAATGGGATGTTTTAAACCTATACTAATTCTTTATATCTGGCATTGTGTATCTTTTCAGGAGCAATACGAGTTTATCTACAGTGCAGTTCTCGAGGCAACACTGTGCGGTATTACCGCGATACCAACTCATGATCTGAGACAGAAACttcacaaaatgaaacaaaaagatgttctGACAGGAAAATGTGACTTGGAAATTGAGTTTGATGTAAGTGCCATAACGCAATCGCAAAGTGTACAGAGTAACTCAAAAGAAAATTGCTATCAATTAACGTACCCATTTGTTCTTGCTTTACGTCTCTCTATGCTTTAAACATCTGGGTATTTGGCACACTTTCTCCCAGAGTAAACCTACAGACAATAAGATCATGCTATGATAATGATATATTTGAACGTATTGTCTTGGTCGTGCATCTTCACTATCTACTACTAGATCCCCACTTATGAATTTTACAATCTTTGTCTATTCTGCTTAGAATCTTGCAAAACTTTGCCACGAGCCATCTCCAGATACTTGCAATGTTGGTCTGAGGAGTGAAAATGAACACAAGAACAGATATCCACACATCGTACCCAGTAAGTTTGCTTTGTCGTAACATGTTAATCACTAATTACTTACAATGGGATGTTAAATATACTCCAAAATATATAAACGTTCATCCTACTGACCATCATAAGAAAGCTAAATGTGTAGCCTAATAGTTTACTTTGAACCGTGCACATAGTCAACAAGTAAACATGCACATACCTGCACATACAAATGTGCGAGCCTAAAAATTGTCAATGAACTGTTTTACCAAAATGATTCACATAATAATATAACAAAATATGGAAAGAATATGACTTCAGTGCGCAGATTTTATAATCCTATACGATTGTATTAATCTTTAGTTGATAAGTACAGACCAATGCTAATGACTCGTTTAGAGAACGAAGAAGCCACAGACTATATCAATGCTTCATATGTAACAGTAAGTACTCGTACAAAACTTTAGCCTGAAATTTACGTCACCAATTAGGTAAATAACTGTAATACATTGCACGAGTGTTGAATAATGGGAtttacgtatgcacgtatgaaTAATGGGAATCACGTATGTTATAATAAATACAAGCCTGTATTGATATTGTATTACCATTCGGATACATGGATATATGTCACCATGTCTTTGAATATAAGGGTTCGAAGATAACACAAAAGTATGGACCAATCGTCGATagaaatctgttttgtgattacaTACATAGTTTTCTTCTAATGTATAAACATGGCATCTTCACTAATTGTATATCATTCTGAATCTCAATAATGACGACTGGTAGTCATTTCTTGTTACGTGGTATCAGTCAATTCTCTGAactatttctctctctctctctctctctctctctctctctctctctctctctctcttaaagTCCTATAAACGAACGGATGCATTCTTAGCAACCCAAATGCCAATGGAACACACCATTATTGATTTCTGGAGAATGGTGTATGATTACAAGACTGGTACAATTATCATGCTAAACGACATGGAAACGGATGATATGGTAAGAACTATATCATAAACGTCAACAATCACATTCCCCTCGCCAAAGAAGCTCCAGACCCTGGCCGTTGAGCGAAAgttaattaatattaatgtgcCCGCCTGGTGATACGGAAAACATTTCTAACGTCCCACCCCACCCCCTTAATAATAAGCTCATGAGTTAACAACAGCTTTTTGCATGAGCACCTTTCATGGCTGCTCTTGGTTACcccttgttgtttttcttcttcAGAAAAGAGGGAAGTATTGGTCAGATGACGAGGTGCTCCATTTCGGTCCATTCATCATCGAGGTCAAATCAACTCAAGTGAACGATGCAATGAATATCAGAACAATTCTTTTAACACACTCGGCAAAAGCGGTAAGTCTTGGAGGCTACCCTCAGTGCTAGtccataatttcaatatccAAATGCAGCTTAAGTACACTTTGAGAACTGGCCAAACAATTTGCGATACTTATTCATTAAGAATGATATACTTTAGCCCCATGAAAATGAGCTATTTGACCAAGAAATCTCGAATATTCTGAAACGTATGTAGCTAGCACTTTATGCGGACAACGGGCATAATCAGAAGGCCTGTAGTATTGTGAACAGCGAAGAAATTTGATTATGGATTCTTTAAAGTCATGTAGACCTCTGTCTCTGGAAAAGGCGATCTCAAAAAAATGGACATGAGATATCACTACCCTTTGTTCAGGGGGCCGTACGTGAAATCACACAGGTACAAGTCAACTGGCCTGCTGCAGAGGACATTCCATCTTCCGTATACGTTATGATTGACTTGATTGGATTGGTTGAGAGAGCTCAGCAGCAGTCTGGTGATAACGTCATCACAGTTCATTGCAGGTAAATCATTTACTTTACACAATGCACATTTGAGTCCATCTATATAAATTCTATTGTTTGACTGTAAACGTATGGGACTTTAGCTGCAATGGCGACTCTGGACTTTAAACATCATAATGTAATTTTGATAAACATGTCACACAACAAGTAGCTATTACTAGTAGTATATCTGCTCAAACTCGTTGCATGCCACTGCGTTCAAGCAAGTGGCAGTTGACGTTGTAAAACATCAGTACACAGTTTTTGTCTCATCGTTAGGCGTTGTTTATCAAAGAGTAACTGAGGCATTTCACGTCAAACTATCTTGGTGAGACTAAATCACATTTTATTCCGCCAGTAATGGTATTGGGAGAAGTGGAGTCTTCTGCGCCCTTTTTGCGGTCTTTGAGAGGATTAAAGTTGAGCACACGGTTGACGTCTTTCAAGCAGTTAAAATGATGAGGAACAGCAGACCAGGGATGGTTGAAACTCTGGTGAGTCAACAGCATACACTTCAAAGATGCTCGGCTGAAAAGACCTTTGAGAGATTTATTGGTCCTATACTTCTACGCAAGCTGACTAAGTTATGTACGAAGAAatataacattttttaaaagataATGCTAAACATAAACTCGATGTGCGTGATTTAAAATCCTCTTCTTTGTGTATACCATCCTTGAATGTAATTTCTCGAACAATTATGTGCCTCAGCTCTTTGATATAGTAGTGACCCCGTGTTTGCATATAAAAACTAAAAGAAACATGACACCCCCTGTAAAAAGTTGAATACATTTCACCTGAACTTAACACCGAAATGTACATTCTTACCTATACTTCATGTTTATCTTCTTTTTCATCTTAACAGGCACAGTACCAGTACTGCTATGACGTCAGTCTTTGCTATCTGGATTCATTCTCAGAGTATTCCAACTTTGAAAGCTCAAAAGAGAACACAGAATTGGATCCAGTGTACGACGCTGTCTGAGTGAAACCCTTCGTAGCATGTTGGGTACACTTAGTATGTCTGCCGCATTACCATTGAGAAAGGTTCTATTTCTATATGTTTTGCACAGCAGGGAAGTACTATACATTTCGGGGTAACGGTGTGTTTCTGTAGCGTGCAATACATAGAAGATCCATATTATCACTTTTACTTAACAGGTGTGTATCGGAGAGATGCAATTATATGTACGCTGATGCTTACATTTCACGATTTACTCACCCAATGACTGGGTACAAATATCAAATGTGCAATCGTTTAAGTATGTTTAAATGTCAATATAATATCCCCATATCTATTATATAACAGAGTACAAAAATCAATCGAGATGTACATTCGGAAGACATTAACTTTGATGGATGCAAACAGTCCGACAACGACTTTCCTTTTCACAGAATAATTTTGATAATGAAACACAAGTTACGGGAGCAATTCAGCTCCATACGTGTAGTATATCTGAAATTGAAGGAAACATATCCGGCGACTGGCATTAAATCACCGATACTTACCCAGTCCTTCAGTGTAAGTCTTGTAAACCACGGAGTGGCAGTGTACGGTGAGTGTCGTCCACGGTATGTTTGTAGTGAGACTTAACAGGTGGTCGTAAATTCTTTGCCTTATATGGGTACTTTTACGGCAAACTTTCTATCAATCCTTTTGCATTGTTTCATAGGAATACCCATGAATCTACATTGTCTGTAGAATTGCACATCATTTGCCTATCAGCTGTTTTTCATTGCATGCTGCCCAAATTTATCCAAGTTGGTTTTGTACTTTGTTAATGTTACAAGTCAATATGTATTAATTTATAGAAGAAATTCAAATAAGAACAAATACCAGTGGAGAGATCTGTAACAAAACCATGGATAGTCTTTTCTGGGAAAATTGAAAGCTGTTTATTTAGCATCGTTGTTTAAAAAGGTAAACAAACACTGTATTTTAACAGCAATTTATAAAGAAATTCAAATCAGAACAGACGCCAGTAGAGATATTCATAACAAAACCAAGGATAGTCTTTTGTGAGAAATTTGAAGCTGTTCATTTGAAAAGTAAACAAACTCTGTATCTTAACAgcaatttataattttttgtccCCCAAAAGAGTAACGAAAGTCCATTTACGtcgaatattttttttgttggcAAGAAAGCTTCACATAGCGTTATAAAACTTTGCCTCACATCGGCAAATTTAAATCAAACTTTTCGCCAAAGTTTTTGCATTGGCTTATACGTTTGTCATTAATAGATATTTTTTAAGAATTGTGTGTTTGTCGCTTATTTTGCCATTTGGATTACAGGGTGGCCCATTTTGTTCCATCTGACTTCttaaaatttcttgattttgactTTTGCACGTCAGTATTGCATTACTTTTACGACGAGaattaaattaataatagcTGCTGGCGGAGATCTTTATAACAAAAGCAGcgataaaatcatattttttgagGAACGTATTTATGTAGAATCGTTCTTTCATCAAATTCACGTTTTATaatgacagcaaatattgtagGAATGATCTACGACCGACTATGCTTTACTTCTGCTGGTACAGAAACTTATATTGAGTATTAAAATACTCATTTTCAATGTAATGAACAGTAATCTTGCTGTCAGAATtgttgtaaatatcaattttacaaTCTTGGTCTACACCTTGACATGACCATATTCTTTTTGCATACTCTTTTGACACTGTACTACGCACACAGCACTGCTTTTGAAGATGTTTGCCTACTCGCACGATTTCATACAAACCAAGAGACTGTGCCAATTACGATAAAGGAAGTGTTACTGTCTTTTGGTACTATTTGTTCACCTTGTGTTTATTTAAAAATCTGGCAAATTTTAAGAAAGTTGAACCGGGCTATATGAGTTATAAGGTAGAATCGCACAAGTTTAGTGTTTACCCTACTTATGCGCGGAGTATTTATAGTAAAAGGTGACGACATTTCCTTTTAAATCAAGAATTACGTGCCAATGAGGAACCAGCAGCTCTAAAATCTATTGACCTGTAAACTTTAAACTATAGGTTCACATGCGATTTTCATTTAAGCTTACTTGACTTCCTGGTTAACTTTGAAGTTCGGTGTTAATCTGTTGCATATTTTTACTAAGGTCGGCGTTTCATTATTCAAGAGCAGTTAGTACATGGAATGACTTTTTGATAACTGTACAACGGAGCTCTGTATTGTTATGACTTAAAGAATCTTGTTAGCaatgatgtattgaaatatgcagtattctttttacaaaattatacagacAAACACCAACAAACACATGAGACCGCTTGTTGACACATCTGATTGAGGAAACAGACACAATTCTTGTCTGTTTCAGAAATACACACTATGAAGAACCAGCTGCTTCATAATAAGTTATACACCTCAATATAAGTTAATTATTACATACAAGACTAGAGCTCTGTTCAGAGATTAGGCGCactacaaatgtactttattattattattattattattaagacTTAAAAACAACAACTTTGTTCTTTAAATATCGCGAATATCTTTTAAATTCAGACAAACCGTTTACACAATTTATAGAAATTTATACAAAAACTGCTTTTTACTTATCATCTGTTCAATACATGCTCAAAACATTTAAGATCAATGTTC comes from Ptychodera flava strain L36383 chromosome 8, AS_Pfla_20210202, whole genome shotgun sequence and encodes:
- the LOC139139157 gene encoding receptor-type tyrosine-protein phosphatase epsilon-like encodes the protein MFCQTDECIDCNCYTSCDKNTGNCDSVCDYGYIGNNCQDNSTRTMRLLQGEKVNSGEPTTFTCIVTANDENMTVTLNTLSASYTGLNTSGNHADYTFVNIFRNVEVTNAEYVLCEMKSFSIEKNTTANAYVQPVLTEKPWITNTGRTEMTVNWDAWDEKVDYGDGPIEKYEVWYKMAGNDSFILAGTPNQTTSFTVEELSPFTNFSFAVKTHRPGVGGGGDLGPSIVGQTLTESESGTTSTVIIVSAVCFSLGIGLLILILLLCYCSRRKNKPLKETAAQHYAVVPDQSPYAVPHANKQTAPQYENLSALGLNQAHDNLHSSSIGLYGLPRSSSIGSPPPRPLSTGSTLPRSMTVVSPPPKVTSEINKTAEGYSHLKPIKVVDLVDYIKWKKKSNEDKNSFKEEYKLLPKGQTATWNASQTTVNRPKNRFKNICAYDHSRVVLQKQGEDPNSDYINANYINGYKKTKAYIATQGPKENTVDDLWRMIWEENCMSILMATKCMENNKEKCIQYWPKRDEEPITYGNVCVKNVREEVFNDWVIRKFHLKNENQGRTREIRHFQFTSWPDMKVPQYPSAVLAFLRNVNKHTEPDAGPLVIHCSAGVGRTGTFITIDTMLQMAEAEEQVDIFNFVLQGRRERINFVQTAEQYEFIYSAVLEATLCGITAIPTHDLRQKLHKMKQKDVLTGKCDLEIEFDNLAKLCHEPSPDTCNVGLRSENEHKNRYPHIVPIDKYRPMLMTRLENEEATDYINASYVTSYKRTDAFLATQMPMEHTIIDFWRMVYDYKTGTIIMLNDMETDDMKRGKYWSDDEVLHFGPFIIEVKSTQVNDAMNIRTILLTHSAKAGAVREITQVQVNWPAAEDIPSSVYVMIDLIGLVERAQQQSGDNVITVHCSNGIGRSGVFCALFAVFERIKVEHTVDVFQAVKMMRNSRPGMVETLAQYQYCYDVSLCYLDSFSEYSNFESSKENTELDPVYDAV